From the Cannabis sativa cultivar Pink pepper isolate KNU-18-1 unplaced genomic scaffold, ASM2916894v1 Contig2, whole genome shotgun sequence genome, one window contains:
- the LOC133033062 gene encoding serine/arginine-rich splicing factor SR34A-like has translation MSGRFSRTIYVGNLPSDIREWEIEDLFYKYGRIVDVELKIPPRPPCYCFVEFESSRDAEDAIRGRDGYNFDGCRLRVELAHGGSGRGPSSSDRRGGYGGGGGSSGGGGGTGRFGVSRHSEFRVIVRGLPSSASWQDLKDHMRKAGDVCFAEVSRDGDGTFGLVDYTNYDDMKYAIRKLDDTEFRNPWARAYIRVRKFEASPSRSVSRSRSRSRSPKRNRSKSVDRSSVSRSRSRSRSMSRSRSRSRSPSPVKSSRPRSRTKSRSRSMSRSRSRSRSGSPRPARSGSG, from the exons ATGAGTGGCCGCTTTTCTCGCACTATTTATGTCGGCAACCTGCCCTCAGATATAAGAGAGTGGGAAATTGAAGATCTGTTCTATAAG TATGGTCGTATAGTAGATGTTGAACTGAAGATACCACCTCGTCCTCCATGCTATTGTTTTGTTGAG TTTGAGAGTTCTCGAGATGCAGAAGATGCAATCAGGGGTCGAGATGGGTATAACTTTGATGGTTGCCGCTTAAGG GTTGAGCTTGCCCATGGTGGCAGTGGTAGAGGGCCATCTTCTAGTGATCGTCGAGGTGGCTATGGTGGCGGTGGTGGTAGTAGTGGCGGTGGCGGTGGGACTGGGCGCTTTGGTGTCTCTCGGCATTCTGAGTTTCGAG TTATTGTGCGGGGACTTCCTTCTTCTGCGTCATGGCAAGATTTGAAG GATCATATGCGCAAAGCTGGTGATGTATGTTTTGCTGAGGTTTCTCGTGATGGTGATG GGACTTTCGGTCTAGTGGATTATACTAATTATGATGACATGAAATATGCT ATTCGGAAACTTGATGATACCGAATTTAGAAATCCATGGGCAAGAGCTTATATCAGG GTCAGGAAATTTGAAGCCAGTCCTTCCAGGAGCGTAAGTAGAAGCCGCAGCAGGAGCAGAAGTCCAAAAAGGAACCGCAG TAAATCTGTGGACCGGTCATCAGTATCAAGGTCTAGATCGAGGTCAAGGTCGatgtctaggtctaggtctagatctAGATCGCCTTCTCCCGTCAAATCTTCGAG GCCAAGATCAAGAACAAAATCAAGATCGAGATCAATGTCAAGGTCAAGATCAAGATCGAGGTCAGGATCTCCTCGTCCA GCGCGGTCTGGCAGCGGTTGA